TGATCAAGGGCGTGAAGATGGAGGATGAATGGTTCAAAGTGGAACGGGCAGCGCTGGTGAACCCGCGTAAAGACGCCTCGGTCGACCTCGACGTGTGGATGCACCACGGCAAAAAGCGCGAGATCCGGCAGCTCTTTCTCGCCCTCGGTTTTCCGGTCCAACGCCTGCGACGCTACCAAATCGGAGCCTTTCCTCTGCGGGGAATCCCGTTGCGCGCCGTGAAGCAACTTTCTAGCAAGGAAATCGACCGCCTTTTCCAAGTGCCCACGGCTCCGCTCCCGGAACATCAAGCTGCCGTGATCCGCAAACCGTCCCGTCCTCGTTCGAACCCATCATGACCGTCAAGTCGCCGCTCGCCGTCCTTCTCTGCCTGCTCACCGCCACACTCGGTGCTCAAACCGCCCAGCGCGCCACCCCGATTCATACCGCGCCCGAGGTCACCGCTCCGGTCGTCAAACTCGTCAAACCGGGCGAAGACCTCCCGGCTGCCTCCCCCACCGGCACCGCCCCCGCCGGCTGGAGCGCTGTCGTCCTGCCGGGTCCCCACGAACTCTTCGTTCGCAACAGCGACATCGGCAAAGACCTCGACATCAAACCTGGCTCCTCCCTCCGCGCCGACCCGAAATCCGACGCCGCAGAATTAACCACTTTTCAAGCAGGCGATGAAGCAGAGATCACCGGCCTGCGGGGACGTTGGACCCAGATTCGCCTCAACCGCGACGTGATCGCCTACGTGCAAGGCACGAGCGCCCCCGCGGTGCAGCGCACTGCCCCGGTTGTCACGACCGCGCCGGTGACCGATGCTCCCTACTCCGCCGGTAGCAACACCTCTCCGGTGGTGAACCCCACGCCTCGTCCGGCCGTCGGACGTCCGGTGGACCGCACCGCTTCCGACCGCTCGAGTTTGGCTGCCCTGCCCCGCTTGTTTGAGGGCAAACTGGCCTCGACTCGCGTGCCGTTGCGTCCGCGACGTCCCTACGACTTCGCGCTCGAAGCCGAAGACGGCACGCGCTTCGCCTACCTCGATCTCACCAAGCTGCTGCTCACCGAACAGATCGAAAAATACATCGACCGCACCGTCGTCGTTTATGGCGTGGCCCGACCCGTGCCCGATACCAAAGACATCGTGATCGCCGTTGAATCGCTGCAGTTGCGCTGAGCTCGCGGCAAATCATCCGCCTCCTCCACTCTCTCCCATCCGCCAAGACCCCGTCCCTCTCCTGCTCAAATGGAATTGATTAAAGGCAACGATATCGCCGCCACCATCATCGCCGAACTCAAGGCCGAAGTCGCTGCTATCAGCGGTCGCAAACCGTGCCTCGCGCTGGTCCGGGTCGGAGACGACCCCGCCTCGGTTTCCTACGTGAAGAAGAAGGAGAAAACCGCTGCGGAAATCGGCGTGGAAAGCCGCGTTATTCTGCCTCCAGTCGACATCAGCCAGGCTGAACTGGAGAAACTCATCGACGACCTGAATGCCGACGAGACCGTCGATGGCATCCTCGTCCAGTCCCCCCTGCCCAAGCCACTCGACGAGCTGGCCATCTTTCGGCGGGTGTCTCCAGCCAAGGACGTTGACGGTTTCCACACGCTCAACCTCGGCAAACTCGCGCAGGAAGATGCCACCGGCTTCGCCTCCTGCACCCCCGCCGGCATCATGGAGTTGCTCGGCCGCAGTGATGTCGACCTGAAGGGCAAGCATGTGGTGGTGCTCGGCCGCTCGCTCATTGTCGGCAAGCCTATCGCGTTGCTGGCCCTGCAAAAGAAGGCCGGAGCCAACGGCACCGTCACTATTTGCCATTCCGCCACCAAGGACCTGCCCTCGATCACCCGCTTGGCCGATGTCCTGATCGCCGCCATTGGGCGTGCTCACTTTGTCACCGCCGACATGGTGAAGGAAGGCGCGGTGGTCATCGACGTCGGCATCAACCGTATTCCTGATGCGTCACGAAAATCCGGATACCGCTTGGTGGGTGACGTCGATTTCGACAACGTCGCGCCGAAGACCGCCCAGATCACCCCGGTGCCCGGCGGCGTCGGTCCCATGACGGTGGCTATGTTGATGAAGAATACCGTCAAAGCGCGTCAGCAAGGCACCGCCGCCTGAAACAGGTTGCGCTCCCGCATTGCGTAACGCGTTCCATCTGGTCAACTTACCCTCTGATGCCCGCTCCCAAAATCCTGGTGGTCGACGACCAGCTTATCAACGTCCAGCTGCTCAAACGGAAATTGGAGCGCGAGGGCATCACCGTGATTTCCGCCTACTCCGGACAGGAAGCACTCGATGCCGTCGCCGCGGACAAGCCTGACCTCATCCTGCTAGATGTTATGATGCCTGAGATGGACGGCATCGAGGTTTGCACCCGACTGCAGTCCCGCGAAGAAACCCGCTCCATCCCGGTGATCTTCATCACTGCCCGGAATTCCAAGGAAGGGAAAATCGAGGGCCTCGCGGTCGGTGCGGTCGATTACATCACGAAACCCATCGATCTCGACGAAACCCTGGCCCGGGTGCAGACGCAGCTGCGTTTTGTGCACATCAACCGCGAGATGGTTGATCTACAACGCCGCCTCGCGGAGGCCCGACGCGCCGCCACCGTCGGTGCCGTCACTCAAGGCATCGCCCACAACCTAAACAACCTGCTAGGCGTCGTCATCGGCTACCTCGACCTAATCAAGAGCGGAGCAGACAAACCCGATGCCGTTCGCCGCAACGCCGATGCAGTGGAACGGGCGGTGCAGCGGATCGTTTCCATCATCAAGCAACTCAGCTCGATGGTGGTGAAGACTCGCCTGCCCACTGAACGCTTTAAACTCTCCGAGCTGCTGGATGGCGCCATCAAACGTTTTGAACAAGAGGTCGAAACGACCGGAGCCGTCACCCTCCAAAACGAAATTGGAGATCTCGATATCGATAGCCATGTCGAGGTTTTCGAAAGCGCGATCAGCGCGCTGCTGTGCAACGCGTGGGAAGCCTACGGGCATTTGCCAGCCGGCGAGCGCCACATCGTGCTGAAGACATCGATGAAGCCCGATGCCGAAGTGCCCACCCTTGAACTGCGCATCGAAGACAGCGGACGCGGTATCGACCCCACGATTCGTGATCAGATGTTCGAGCCCTTCATCAGCACCAAGCACACGGTGGGAGTGGGCATGGGCCTCACCGTTGCCCGCCATGCCCTGCGGAACATGAGCGGCGACCTCATTCTCAAGGATCTGGAACAAGGCGGCACCGTCGCCATTGCCCATCACCCCATCAACCGACCGGAACGCAATCGTGCCTAAAATCGCCTTCATCGGGGCGGGCCGGATGGCTTCAGCCATCGTTGACGGCCTGCTCGCCCAAAACTCCGAGCGCCGAGCTCAGATTTCCTGCTATAGCGCCAGCGGTAAAAGTGCCGTCGCGCTCTCCCAACGCACTGGTATCCAATACGCCGCCGACTTGCCCGAGTTGCTCGATGGAGCCGATTGTGTGGTGGTGGCGTTCAAACCTCAGCATCTGGCCACGGCCGATTCCCGCCTCGCGGAGCTTACAACAGGTAAGATTGTGCTCTCCGTGCTGGCCGCCAAAACCATTGCTCATCTGGAGGCGGTTTTCCCGCAGGCTCGCGCCGTTGTTCGCACCATGCCCAATACGCCCAGCGCCATTGGAGCCGGCATTACCGGCTGGTGCACCCGCGAACCGCTGCCGGATACAGATCGTAGCATCGTAACCGAGCTACTGGGCGCCGTGGGCCAGGCAATCGAAGTGCCCGAAGAAAAAATCGACGCGCTCATGGGTGTGAGCGGCTGCGGTCCTGCCTTCGTTTTTGAGTTCACTGCGGCCTTACGCGACGGCGGTGTCGCAGCTGGGTTGACTGAAGAAGAGGCTTCAACCCTGGCGCAAGAAACGGTGCTGGGCGCTGCCCGTTTGATGGCCCGCAGCGAGCTGACTCCGGAACAACTCCGCGATCAAGTCACTTCCCCCAACGGCACCACCTACGCGGGCCTCCAACGCATGTCCGCGCACAATATTCGGGATATCATGCGCGAGACTGTGCTGGCAGCCAAAACCCGTTCTGAAGAACTGGCGCGCGGCGACTGATCCAGCCCGCCGCTTTTGCAAAATATCCCAACAAAAAGACCGTCGTTGGAACGACGGTCTTTTGCTTTGAAAGCGGTGTCGGGATTCGCGTCGAGCTTACTGGATCGCCAGTAGCTCTTCGGCGGAATATTGAGTGGAGCGGGAACCGTCCGCTTCGCGAATCGCTGTGACTTGCTCCGGCGAGATGGGTTCAGCCTCGTTGCCCCATTCCGAACGGATGTAGGTCAACACATAGGAAATACGCTCATCGGTCCAGTTGTAGGAGCTGCCTTGGCCGAACGCCGGCATGTTGCCGTTGTAGGTGTTGCCGCGCACTTCAACCGGACCAGCCAAGCCGTGGACCAAGATACGAACGAGCCGCTCTTCGGACCCAAGAACCCATTCTGACTCCGCCAACGGCGGAAAGGCACCGGGAAGACCTTGGCCATTCACCTGGTGACAGGTCGCGCACACTTGGGTGTAAAGGCGTTTGCCCATCACCAGCGGATCGACTTCTTGCACCACTTGCGCGCCACCATCGGTCTTCGGATCGAAGAGCGGATCGTAAATGAGCGCCGCCTCGTGAATGCCTTCGGTGAGGCCGCCCCGGTGATGGATGAAGTAAATCGAGACGATGAAGATCATCGCCGACACGAAACCGAGCAGGAAGAGCGGCATCGGCGTGTAGCCTTCGCTGGGCTCACTCTTTTCGCGCAGGAGGACAGAGTGCAGATTCTGAATCTGCTCATCAGAGGCCGCGGCCTGTTCGATCTTAGGATCGGACTTCTTGAAATTGTCTTGGCTCATCTCAGTTGCCCTCCTCTTCGCTGTCCGCGGCGTCTTCTTCCTCCGCCTTCTCGTGGTGCAGCTTAAATGCCTCCGGGAAACCGTAGGTATCCTTACGTTGAATGAGGTAGGCGACCAACGCCTTGGCACGAGCCGTAGGCACGACCTCATAACCTTCAGCCGGGATGGAGTGCGCCGGCACCGCCACACCGTCGGTGTAGGTGGTCGGAATGCTGATCGCGTCCGGACTGGGTTCACCCACGATCTTCCGCATCTCAAAGAGGAAGCGATACGGAGGCATCACTGAGCCACGGGACGTCAGCTGCGGATCGTAAAGATGCAGGAGGTGCCACGTTTCGTCGGACTGGCGTGCGCCGATGTTCCGGAGGTCCGGACCGGTGCGCATCGTGCCGAGCATCACGCGATTCTCGTAAATGTAGTCGCGGGCGACACTGCCGCGTTCACCCCAACCGCGCTCGATATCCGAGCCATAGCCCGGACGACGCACCTGTTGGGTGTGACAATAGACACAACCGAGGTCTTGGTAGACCAGTTCACCGCGCTTCACGATGCCAGGCATCGGCTCGGGGAAGGCCTTACTTTCGTTTTCGTCGTAGATCGGAGTCAGGCTGCCGTAGGCAATCTGGTTAACCAGCACGATGCCGGTCCACGAAAACGCGAGGGCGAGAAAGACGCCGAGGAAAATCAGAGGAGCGCGATTCATCGGGCGATCTCCATGGACTCGGGATTACGGAACAGCGTGGGCGCGGAGGCTTCGGTGGAGCGGGACTTGAAGAGCATCCATGCAAAGTTCACCGCAAAGGCAATGTGGCCGACCGTGATGAGGATACCGGCGAGACTGCGCGTCACGAGGTAACGTTTGGTCATCTCGACGATATCGAGGAAGATCGGGTAGTTATCCACGTCGTTGAGCGCGAGCCCCTGCTCGACACCACCGATGGACAAGGCCGCGACATAGATCAGGATACCAATCGCAGTGGCCCAGAAGTGAGCGGTGATGAGCGCGGCGGACGGCCACTCCTTCAGCAGCAGGCGCGGCAGGATGTAATAGATGCTGCCAAACATCACCATGGTGAAGAAGGCATACATACCC
This portion of the Actomonas aquatica genome encodes:
- the folD gene encoding bifunctional methylenetetrahydrofolate dehydrogenase/methenyltetrahydrofolate cyclohydrolase FolD, producing the protein MELIKGNDIAATIIAELKAEVAAISGRKPCLALVRVGDDPASVSYVKKKEKTAAEIGVESRVILPPVDISQAELEKLIDDLNADETVDGILVQSPLPKPLDELAIFRRVSPAKDVDGFHTLNLGKLAQEDATGFASCTPAGIMELLGRSDVDLKGKHVVVLGRSLIVGKPIALLALQKKAGANGTVTICHSATKDLPSITRLADVLIAAIGRAHFVTADMVKEGAVVIDVGINRIPDASRKSGYRLVGDVDFDNVAPKTAQITPVPGGVGPMTVAMLMKNTVKARQQGTAA
- a CDS encoding c-type cytochrome — translated: MSQDNFKKSDPKIEQAAASDEQIQNLHSVLLREKSEPSEGYTPMPLFLLGFVSAMIFIVSIYFIHHRGGLTEGIHEAALIYDPLFDPKTDGGAQVVQEVDPLVMGKRLYTQVCATCHQVNGQGLPGAFPPLAESEWVLGSEERLVRILVHGLAGPVEVRGNTYNGNMPAFGQGSSYNWTDERISYVLTYIRSEWGNEAEPISPEQVTAIREADGSRSTQYSAEELLAIQ
- a CDS encoding SH3 domain-containing protein translates to MTVKSPLAVLLCLLTATLGAQTAQRATPIHTAPEVTAPVVKLVKPGEDLPAASPTGTAPAGWSAVVLPGPHELFVRNSDIGKDLDIKPGSSLRADPKSDAAELTTFQAGDEAEITGLRGRWTQIRLNRDVIAYVQGTSAPAVQRTAPVVTTAPVTDAPYSAGSNTSPVVNPTPRPAVGRPVDRTASDRSSLAALPRLFEGKLASTRVPLRPRRPYDFALEAEDGTRFAYLDLTKLLLTEQIEKYIDRTVVVYGVARPVPDTKDIVIAVESLQLR
- a CDS encoding cbb3-type cytochrome c oxidase subunit II, with product MNRAPLIFLGVFLALAFSWTGIVLVNQIAYGSLTPIYDENESKAFPEPMPGIVKRGELVYQDLGCVYCHTQQVRRPGYGSDIERGWGERGSVARDYIYENRVMLGTMRTGPDLRNIGARQSDETWHLLHLYDPQLTSRGSVMPPYRFLFEMRKIVGEPSPDAISIPTTYTDGVAVPAHSIPAEGYEVVPTARAKALVAYLIQRKDTYGFPEAFKLHHEKAEEEDAADSEEEGN
- the proC gene encoding pyrroline-5-carboxylate reductase, which encodes MPKIAFIGAGRMASAIVDGLLAQNSERRAQISCYSASGKSAVALSQRTGIQYAADLPELLDGADCVVVAFKPQHLATADSRLAELTTGKIVLSVLAAKTIAHLEAVFPQARAVVRTMPNTPSAIGAGITGWCTREPLPDTDRSIVTELLGAVGQAIEVPEEKIDALMGVSGCGPAFVFEFTAALRDGGVAAGLTEEEASTLAQETVLGAARLMARSELTPEQLRDQVTSPNGTTYAGLQRMSAHNIRDIMRETVLAAKTRSEELARGD
- a CDS encoding hybrid sensor histidine kinase/response regulator; this translates as MPAPKILVVDDQLINVQLLKRKLEREGITVISAYSGQEALDAVAADKPDLILLDVMMPEMDGIEVCTRLQSREETRSIPVIFITARNSKEGKIEGLAVGAVDYITKPIDLDETLARVQTQLRFVHINREMVDLQRRLAEARRAATVGAVTQGIAHNLNNLLGVVIGYLDLIKSGADKPDAVRRNADAVERAVQRIVSIIKQLSSMVVKTRLPTERFKLSELLDGAIKRFEQEVETTGAVTLQNEIGDLDIDSHVEVFESAISALLCNAWEAYGHLPAGERHIVLKTSMKPDAEVPTLELRIEDSGRGIDPTIRDQMFEPFISTKHTVGVGMGLTVARHALRNMSGDLILKDLEQGGTVAIAHHPINRPERNRA